A DNA window from Janibacter sp. A1S7 contains the following coding sequences:
- the nhaA gene encoding Na+/H+ antiporter NhaA, whose protein sequence is MRRAPHQLWRGVRESARSDAFGGALLLGATVLALVLANTPAVGGYEAVRDFSVGPAVLHLDLTVGQWASDGLLAIFFFVVGLELKEEFVAGKLRDPRQAAMPVAAAIGGVVVPALIFAAIAMSAGADALRGWAIPTATDIAFAVAVLAVVGRFLPPALRVFLLTLAIVDDLIAITIIAVFYSQGLQLQWLLLALVPLALFAVLAQRGIYSWYLLLPLAVTTWALVHAAGIHATVAGVLLGFTVPVLATRRARVRTATTEEGEPIYDGLTAHLADQWGIISTLVAVPVFAFFAAGVTVGGLDGLRSALADPITLGIMAGLVLGKPIGIVGTSVALSRLPSFDLDDSLRWSDLVGAGFLAGIGFTVSLLVGELAFAGTGTAVEHVKIGVLLGSFIAAVVGGVLLSGSNRRLSRARRE, encoded by the coding sequence ATGCGCCGCGCACCCCACCAGCTGTGGCGAGGTGTGCGCGAGAGCGCCCGCAGCGATGCGTTCGGCGGTGCGCTGCTGCTCGGCGCCACCGTCCTCGCCCTGGTGCTGGCCAACACCCCGGCCGTCGGCGGGTACGAGGCGGTGCGTGACTTCTCCGTCGGCCCGGCGGTACTGCACCTCGACCTGACCGTGGGCCAGTGGGCCTCCGACGGGCTGCTGGCCATCTTCTTCTTCGTCGTCGGTCTGGAGCTGAAGGAGGAGTTCGTCGCGGGCAAGCTGCGCGACCCACGACAGGCAGCGATGCCCGTCGCCGCGGCCATCGGTGGCGTCGTCGTCCCCGCGCTGATCTTTGCCGCCATCGCGATGTCTGCCGGCGCAGATGCGCTGCGCGGGTGGGCGATCCCGACGGCGACCGACATCGCCTTCGCCGTCGCCGTGCTCGCCGTGGTCGGGCGCTTCCTGCCGCCGGCGCTGCGGGTCTTCCTGCTGACCCTGGCCATCGTGGACGACCTGATCGCGATCACGATCATCGCGGTGTTCTACTCCCAGGGTCTGCAGTTGCAGTGGCTCCTGCTGGCCCTGGTGCCGTTGGCACTGTTCGCCGTGCTCGCCCAGCGCGGGATCTACTCCTGGTACCTGCTCCTGCCCCTGGCCGTCACCACCTGGGCGCTCGTGCACGCCGCAGGCATCCACGCCACCGTCGCCGGCGTCCTGCTCGGCTTCACCGTGCCCGTCCTGGCCACCCGGCGGGCGCGGGTGCGTACTGCCACCACCGAGGAGGGCGAGCCGATCTACGACGGTCTGACCGCTCATCTGGCCGACCAGTGGGGGATCATCTCGACGCTGGTCGCGGTGCCGGTCTTCGCCTTCTTCGCCGCCGGCGTGACGGTCGGTGGCCTCGACGGACTGCGCAGCGCACTCGCGGACCCGATCACCCTGGGGATCATGGCGGGCCTCGTCCTGGGCAAGCCGATCGGGATCGTCGGGACGAGCGTCGCGCTCAGCCGACTGCCCTCCTTCGACCTCGATGACTCGCTGCGCTGGAGCGACCTGGTCGGAGCCGGCTTCCTGGCCGGTATCGGCTTCACCGTCTCCCTGCTCGTCGGTGAGCTCGCCTTCGCCGGCACCGGCACCGCCGTGGAGCACGTGAAGATCGGCGTCCTCCTGGGGTCCTTCATCGCGGCCGTCGTCGGAGGCGTGCTCCTCTCGGGCAGCAACCGTCGGCTCAGCCGGGCGCGACGGGAGTGA
- a CDS encoding YbaK/EbsC family protein — MSAAGNLTWTPAAEAPDLLAPPVSGVIERVPSARVARIDPELADTAAFCEAYESSPEHSANCVVVAGRRGGQTTHAAVLVLATDRADINNVVRRHLDARKISFAPMDQAVELTGMEYGGITPVGLPDGWPVLVDVDVVAAGEVVIGSGVRDSKLLVDAAELAALPSAEVLALTL; from the coding sequence ATGAGCGCTGCCGGAAACCTCACCTGGACCCCAGCCGCCGAGGCGCCCGACCTGCTGGCGCCTCCCGTGTCCGGGGTCATCGAGCGCGTCCCCTCCGCTCGGGTGGCCCGGATCGACCCGGAGCTGGCGGACACGGCGGCCTTCTGCGAGGCGTACGAGTCCTCGCCGGAGCACTCGGCCAACTGCGTGGTCGTGGCCGGACGAAGGGGTGGCCAGACCACGCACGCCGCTGTCCTCGTCCTGGCGACGGACCGGGCGGACATCAACAACGTGGTGCGTCGGCACCTCGACGCACGCAAGATCTCCTTCGCCCCGATGGACCAGGCCGTCGAGCTGACCGGGATGGAGTACGGCGGGATCACCCCGGTCGGCCTCCCGGACGGGTGGCCGGTGCTCGTGGACGTGGACGTGGTCGCGGCCGGTGAGGTCGTCATCGGTTCCGGCGTGCGCGACTCCAAGCTGCTCGTCGATGCTGCCGAGCTCGCTGCCCTGCCCTCCGCCGAGGTGCTGGCGCTGACCCTGTAG
- the pgm gene encoding phosphoglucomutase (alpha-D-glucose-1,6-bisphosphate-dependent) — protein MSTAADRAGTPALPEDLIDVSHVVTAYYAVRPDPEDVDQQVAFGTSGHRGKSVTGSFNEAHILATTQAIVDVRRAQGIDGPLFLGRDTHALSEPAWVSALEVLAGNDVTVLVDSADRYTPTPAISHAILTANRGKDLSAKGVGLADGIVVTPSHNPPSDGGFKYNPPHGGPADSDATTAIADAANAHLRDGLRQVRRTPFARARAAATEHDYLTAYVDDLPNVVDLQRIKEAGVRIGADPMGGAAVDYWGAIGERHGLDLTVVNPLVDPTWRFMTLDKDGQIRMDCSSPSAMASLIASKDRYDIATGNDADSDRHGIVTPDGGLMNPNHYLAVALQYLYGGARPGWSSERIGKTLVSSSMIDRVAADLGKELWEVPVGFKWFVPGLLDGSVGFGGEESAGASFLRFDGSVWTTDKDGIILALLASEITATTGRSPSQHYADLVARHGEPAYAREDAPADRAQKAALKALTPDAVTADSIAGEPITAKLTQAPGNGAPIGGLKVVTESAWFAARPSGTEDKYKIYAESFRGPEHLAQVQADAKGVVDAALGG, from the coding sequence ATGAGCACAGCCGCTGATCGTGCCGGTACGCCCGCCCTGCCCGAGGACCTCATCGACGTCAGCCACGTCGTCACCGCGTACTACGCGGTCCGGCCGGACCCGGAGGACGTCGACCAGCAGGTCGCCTTCGGCACGAGCGGGCACCGCGGGAAGTCGGTGACCGGGTCCTTCAACGAGGCGCACATCCTCGCGACGACCCAGGCGATCGTCGACGTCCGGCGCGCCCAGGGCATCGACGGGCCGCTCTTCCTCGGGCGCGACACCCACGCCCTCTCCGAGCCGGCGTGGGTCTCGGCGCTCGAGGTGCTCGCCGGCAACGACGTCACGGTGCTCGTCGACTCCGCCGACCGCTACACGCCGACCCCGGCCATCTCGCACGCCATCCTCACCGCCAACCGGGGCAAGGACCTCAGCGCGAAGGGGGTGGGCCTGGCCGACGGCATCGTCGTCACCCCCTCACACAACCCGCCGAGCGACGGCGGGTTCAAGTACAACCCCCCGCACGGCGGACCGGCGGACTCCGACGCGACCACCGCGATCGCAGATGCCGCGAACGCCCACCTGAGGGATGGGCTGCGGCAGGTGCGGCGGACCCCCTTCGCCCGGGCCCGGGCCGCGGCCACCGAGCACGACTACCTGACCGCCTACGTCGACGACCTGCCCAATGTCGTTGACCTGCAACGGATCAAGGAGGCGGGGGTGCGCATCGGCGCCGACCCGATGGGCGGCGCCGCGGTCGACTACTGGGGTGCGATCGGCGAGCGCCACGGGCTGGACCTGACCGTCGTCAACCCGCTCGTCGACCCGACGTGGCGCTTCATGACGCTGGACAAGGACGGGCAGATCCGCATGGACTGTTCCTCCCCCTCCGCGATGGCCAGCCTGATCGCCAGCAAGGACCGCTACGACATCGCCACCGGCAACGACGCCGACTCCGACCGGCACGGCATCGTCACCCCCGACGGCGGGCTGATGAACCCCAACCACTACCTCGCCGTCGCGCTGCAGTACCTCTACGGCGGCGCGCGTCCGGGGTGGTCGAGCGAGCGGATCGGCAAGACGCTCGTGTCCAGCTCGATGATCGACCGGGTCGCCGCCGACCTGGGCAAGGAGCTGTGGGAGGTGCCGGTCGGGTTCAAGTGGTTCGTGCCCGGGCTGCTCGACGGGTCGGTCGGCTTCGGTGGCGAGGAGTCCGCGGGGGCGTCGTTCCTGCGGTTCGACGGGTCGGTGTGGACGACCGACAAGGACGGGATCATCCTCGCGCTGCTCGCCTCCGAGATCACCGCGACCACGGGTCGCAGCCCGAGCCAGCACTACGCGGACCTCGTCGCGCGCCACGGCGAGCCCGCCTACGCCCGCGAGGACGCCCCGGCGGACCGCGCGCAGAAGGCCGCGCTGAAGGCCCTCACTCCCGACGCCGTCACCGCCGACTCGATCGCCGGCGAGCCGATCACCGCGAAGCTGACGCAGGCCCCCGGCAACGGAGCCCCGATCGGCGGGCTGAAGGTGGTCACCGAGTCCGCGTGGTTCGCCGCCCGCCCCTCCGGCACCGAGGACAAGTACAAGATCTACGCCGAGTCCTTCCGCGGGCCCGAGCACCTCGCGCAGGTGCAGGCCGACGCGAAGGGGGTCGTCGACGCCGCGCTCGGGGGCTAG